In the Chroococcidiopsis sp. SAG 2025 genome, one interval contains:
- a CDS encoding DUF2358 domain-containing protein — MDIIQILRQDYQRFPDNQTYSIYASDVFFQDPLNRFRGVERYKQMINFINTWFIAVKMDLHDIRQEGDTIKTEWTLSWNTPLPWKPRIAIPGWSELHLNPQGLIDSHIDYWNCSRLDVVKQHFGSGKG; from the coding sequence ATGGATATTATTCAAATCCTCCGGCAAGACTACCAAAGATTCCCAGACAACCAGACATACAGCATCTATGCTTCAGATGTCTTTTTCCAAGATCCCCTCAACCGTTTTCGTGGTGTCGAGCGATACAAACAGATGATTAATTTCATCAACACCTGGTTTATTGCGGTCAAGATGGATTTACATGATATTCGCCAAGAAGGGGATACCATCAAGACAGAGTGGACGTTGAGTTGGAATACTCCCCTCCCCTGGAAACCTCGCATTGCTATTCCTGGCTGGAGTGAGTTACACCTCAATCCCCAAGGATTAATTGATTCCCATATCGATTACTGGAACTGTTCGCGATTAGATGTCGTAAAGCAACATTTTGGTAGTGGGAAGGGGTGA
- a CDS encoding sugar ABC transporter substrate-binding protein, which yields MTKRLANRLRSSKLIFLTLLGFVLSWIVSCGSGNVATQTPQSNSNTQQIEFWTMQLQPEFTDFFNQKIQAFEKENAGMKVNWVDVPWSAMESKILTSVAAKTAPDVVNLNPDFASVLAGRNAWLTLDNKISPEVRSTYLPNIWQASTLDGKSFGIPWYLTTRVTIYNSDLLKQAGVAKPPATYAELAQVAKQVKEKTGKYAFFATFVPEDSSEVLQSFVQMGVTLVDDQGKAAFNTAAGKAAFQYWVDLYKQELLPQESLTQGHRHGIEMYQAGETALLGTGAEFLKTISTNAPEIAKVSAVAPEITGTTGKKNVAVMNLVIPKDSDRPDAAIKFALFVTNSDNQLAFAKAANVLPSTIPALADSYFKSVPTGDKSEMDRARVVSASQLKQAEVLIPAMENINVLKRAIYENLQAAMLGEKTVDVAIADAAKEWDAKAGK from the coding sequence ATGACCAAAAGACTTGCAAATAGGCTGCGATCGTCAAAATTAATATTTCTTACCTTACTGGGTTTTGTTCTAAGTTGGATCGTCAGTTGCGGTAGTGGCAACGTCGCTACTCAAACTCCTCAGTCCAACTCTAACACCCAACAAATTGAGTTTTGGACGATGCAGTTGCAACCGGAATTCACCGATTTTTTCAACCAGAAGATTCAAGCTTTTGAAAAAGAAAATGCTGGGATGAAAGTCAACTGGGTAGACGTGCCTTGGTCGGCAATGGAGAGCAAAATCTTAACATCGGTCGCAGCGAAAACAGCTCCAGATGTCGTTAACTTAAATCCAGATTTTGCCTCCGTGTTAGCTGGTCGCAATGCTTGGCTGACATTGGATAATAAAATTTCGCCCGAGGTACGTTCCACTTATTTACCTAACATTTGGCAAGCAAGTACGCTCGACGGCAAAAGTTTCGGCATTCCCTGGTATCTCACCACGCGAGTTACGATTTATAACAGCGATTTACTCAAACAAGCAGGTGTTGCCAAGCCGCCAGCAACTTACGCAGAACTGGCGCAGGTCGCTAAGCAAGTCAAAGAAAAAACTGGTAAGTACGCCTTTTTTGCCACTTTTGTTCCAGAGGACTCATCGGAAGTGCTGCAATCTTTCGTTCAAATGGGGGTAACTTTGGTAGATGACCAAGGTAAAGCAGCATTTAATACAGCCGCAGGCAAAGCTGCTTTTCAGTACTGGGTAGATTTGTATAAACAGGAACTCTTACCCCAAGAATCCTTAACCCAAGGACATCGCCACGGCATTGAGATGTATCAAGCAGGGGAAACGGCTTTATTGGGGACGGGAGCAGAATTTCTCAAAACAATTTCGACTAACGCCCCAGAAATCGCGAAAGTTTCTGCTGTTGCACCAGAAATCACCGGAACCACAGGTAAAAAGAATGTTGCCGTCATGAATCTCGTGATTCCTAAAGATAGCGATCGCCCCGACGCAGCAATAAAGTTTGCTTTATTTGTGACCAACAGCGATAATCAACTCGCCTTTGCCAAAGCCGCCAACGTCCTCCCTTCCACAATTCCCGCCTTAGCTGATAGCTATTTCAAATCCGTGCCTACAGGTGATAAATCTGAAATGGATCGGGCGCGGGTGGTTAGCGCTAGCCAGTTAAAACAAGCAGAAGTGCTAATTCCCGCAATGGAGAATATCAACGTCCTCAAACGCGCCATTTACGAAAACCTCCAAGCCGCCATGCTGGGAGAAAAAACAGTCGATGTGGCGATCGCGGATGCTGCGAAAGAGTGGGATGCTAAGGCTGGGAAATAA
- a CDS encoding folylpolyglutamate synthase/dihydrofolate synthase family protein, protein MTDKNIDSILKPYQRFGVHLGLERIQRLLANLGNPQQQVPVIHIAGTNGKGSVCAYLSAVLKEAGYRVGRYTSPHLVDWTERICLDEQPIAPETLQQTLLQVQQAIPPDGETPTQFEIITAAAWLYFAQVQVDIAVIEVGLGGRLDATNVCDRPLVTVITSISREHWQQLGPTVADIAREKAGILKPNCPAVIGQLPSEAETVVRSRIEELGCPAVFPPPSRQIEPGWAEFQIQNSSTPCSLKYPLPLLGDIQLMNSALAIAALQILQQHGWEISDEAIANGMGKAKWLGRLQWTTWQNRQLLIDGAHNPAAAEALRQYVDTLEQPICWVIGMLSTKDHTDIFRALLRPKDELHLAPVPDHSTADPEILAKLAREVCPQLATCHTYPDLFAALEAATKSSNLMILCGSLYLVGYFLQTSQS, encoded by the coding sequence ATGACCGACAAAAACATTGACTCTATCCTGAAACCATATCAGCGCTTCGGCGTACATCTTGGTTTAGAACGAATTCAACGACTGCTGGCTAATTTGGGTAATCCTCAGCAGCAAGTTCCAGTGATTCACATAGCAGGAACGAACGGCAAAGGATCTGTCTGCGCTTACCTGTCTGCCGTACTTAAAGAAGCAGGTTACCGAGTTGGGCGCTATACTTCTCCTCATTTGGTAGATTGGACGGAACGCATTTGCCTAGACGAACAACCGATCGCACCAGAAACGCTACAGCAGACATTGCTACAAGTCCAGCAGGCAATTCCGCCAGACGGGGAAACCCCAACTCAATTTGAAATTATTACTGCTGCGGCTTGGTTATACTTTGCCCAAGTTCAGGTAGATATTGCAGTCATAGAAGTTGGTTTAGGAGGAAGATTAGATGCTACCAACGTTTGCGATCGCCCCTTAGTGACGGTGATTACTTCCATCAGTCGAGAACACTGGCAGCAGCTAGGACCAACCGTAGCAGATATTGCCCGAGAAAAAGCAGGAATTCTCAAACCAAACTGTCCCGCAGTCATCGGACAATTACCATCAGAAGCAGAAACTGTCGTGCGATCGCGTATCGAAGAACTTGGATGTCCCGCTGTCTTTCCCCCGCCATCGCGTCAAATTGAACCAGGTTGGGCAGAATTTCAAATTCAAAACTCCTCTACTCCCTGCTCCCTCAAATACCCCTTACCTCTACTCGGAGACATCCAACTGATGAATTCCGCCTTGGCAATTGCCGCTTTACAAATATTGCAGCAACATGGATGGGAAATTTCGGATGAGGCGATCGCAAATGGAATGGGAAAAGCAAAATGGTTGGGGCGGTTGCAATGGACAACTTGGCAAAATCGTCAACTCCTGATCGATGGGGCGCACAATCCAGCAGCGGCGGAAGCTTTACGTCAATATGTCGATACGCTAGAACAACCCATATGTTGGGTGATAGGAATGCTATCTACTAAAGACCATACAGATATTTTTCGCGCCTTATTGCGCCCCAAGGATGAGTTACATCTTGCCCCTGTTCCGGACCATAGTACTGCCGATCCTGAGATACTAGCAAAGCTAGCCCGTGAAGTTTGTCCCCAACTAGCTACGTGTCACACTTATCCAGATCTCTTCGCTGCATTAGAAGCGGCGACAAAATCATCAAATTTAATGATTCTATGCGGTTCGTTATATTTAGTCGGTTATTTTTTGCAAACAAGTCAGTCGTAG
- the hrcA gene encoding heat-inducible transcriptional repressor HrcA, translating into MQVQLNDRQQHILWATVRHYIATAEPVGSKALLEEYNLGVSSATIRNAMGVLEKAGLLYQPHTSAGRIPSDSGYRIYVDRLITPSDVWGRQVEHLLQEQLKWEDWSLEALLRGAAQILAKVSGCITLITMPSANMARLRHIQLIQIESGRIMLIVVTDTYETQSVLLDLPTSEADTLLESDPEVIERELQILSNFLNSQLRGRSLCELASLDWNQLDCEFQQYGDRLKTVFADICRRTQPLPTSTQIAIRGVSEVLRQPEFAELQQVQTILHLLEEEQQQLLPFIFEEPELDSNSRRRVTIRIGSENTLEPIRGCTLISSTYRRGTVPVGSVGVLGPTRLDYETAIAIVEAAADYLSDALSN; encoded by the coding sequence ATGCAAGTGCAGCTTAACGATCGCCAACAGCATATACTTTGGGCTACAGTACGACACTACATCGCCACTGCCGAACCAGTGGGTTCAAAAGCTTTATTGGAAGAATATAACCTCGGCGTGAGTTCTGCAACCATTCGTAACGCGATGGGAGTGCTAGAAAAAGCTGGTTTACTTTACCAACCTCACACCTCGGCGGGAAGAATTCCATCTGACTCTGGCTATCGAATTTACGTCGATCGCCTCATCACTCCTTCAGATGTCTGGGGACGACAAGTAGAACACCTACTCCAAGAGCAATTAAAGTGGGAAGATTGGAGCCTGGAAGCTTTATTAAGAGGCGCAGCGCAGATTTTAGCCAAGGTAAGTGGTTGTATTACTTTAATTACCATGCCCAGCGCTAATATGGCACGGCTGCGCCACATTCAACTGATTCAAATCGAGTCAGGGCGGATAATGTTGATTGTGGTAACCGATACTTATGAAACCCAGTCAGTATTGTTAGATTTGCCGACTTCAGAAGCGGATACACTCTTAGAATCAGATCCAGAAGTTATAGAAAGAGAGCTACAAATACTCTCCAACTTCCTAAATAGCCAACTACGCGGGCGATCGCTGTGTGAATTAGCGTCACTTGATTGGAATCAATTAGACTGCGAATTTCAACAATATGGCGATCGCTTAAAAACTGTATTTGCAGATATTTGTCGGCGGACTCAGCCGCTCCCAACTAGTACTCAAATTGCAATTCGAGGCGTATCTGAAGTCTTGCGTCAACCAGAGTTTGCCGAGTTACAGCAAGTTCAAACAATTTTACATCTATTAGAAGAAGAACAGCAGCAGCTGCTACCTTTTATTTTTGAAGAACCGGAATTAGATTCTAACTCCAGGCGGCGAGTTACAATTCGCATCGGCTCGGAAAATACACTCGAACCTATTCGTGGTTGTACCCTAATTTCATCCACCTATCGTCGCGGTACAGTTCCCGTTGGCAGCGTGGGAGTCTTAGGACCAACCCGTTTAGATTACGAAACTGCGATCGCCATAGTCGAAGCTGCTGCTGATTATCTATCTGATGCATTAAGCAACTAG
- a CDS encoding rhodanese-like domain-containing protein: MNPFSQISVEELAQMLSSDAREQLQLIDVREPNEVAIAHIDGFEVLPLSQFADWADSIPARFDPQAETIVMCHHGIRSAQMCQWLSRQGFTNLRNLAGGIDAYSTAIDPSVPRY, from the coding sequence ATGAATCCTTTTAGCCAAATTAGTGTAGAAGAACTGGCTCAGATGTTAAGTTCTGATGCTAGAGAGCAACTGCAATTGATCGACGTGCGCGAACCCAATGAAGTCGCGATCGCTCATATTGACGGGTTTGAAGTTCTACCCTTGAGCCAATTTGCTGATTGGGCTGATTCTATCCCCGCACGCTTCGATCCTCAAGCAGAAACCATAGTCATGTGCCACCACGGTATTCGTTCGGCTCAAATGTGCCAGTGGTTGAGCCGTCAAGGTTTTACAAATCTTAGAAATTTAGCAGGGGGAATTGATGCTTACTCCACTGCGATCGATCCATCTGTTCCTAGATACTAG
- a CDS encoding DUF3352 domain-containing protein, whose amino-acid sequence MKRSLFFSAIATVVVVLLLIGVGGFYWINSQSPLSLLRGGTTNTPAAAIFVPKQAPAMVSLLVNPEKLESLRQLAARPSDRRQSRQELERFKSSLLASSSLDYRQDIQPWLGEEVTLALTSPDIDRDATNGNQPGYLMVLTSRNPAKSREFLQLLFSQRAIAGRDLVSETYQGVNIFSDSESSNSRLPTPVRAGLETRPYGFPKLVGAAVGDRFILFANHPKVLREAINNVQAPDLSLNDSAQYQHALSLLPAERIGIIFLNLPQVTTWLGKEPQEQIYDSQIIALKLNPQGIVAETSIAAADRTELAPAGKMLSEPVQALQYLPTTANLAIAGLDLSHLQNTNLNQLWRQITTVLSGSSNDAISRSIAQPLAKLQDSWGIDISQDIFSWVVGEYALGMLPQKDTNPTADWIFVAEKSEETDLAIERFNVIAENRGLSITPLFSNEQKIYAWMQINPVSSSASELGDRSLLTLKAKVQGVYTSIDKYEIFTSSVAAMDAALKAAKTDSLLKSSQFQSAIKAIPQPNQGYLYLNLPRSREILERQFPLVKLLEVAAKPFFDKTQSITASSYGDRTDVLQGSIVLRLGSN is encoded by the coding sequence ATGAAGCGAAGCTTATTTTTTTCTGCCATAGCAACTGTTGTGGTGGTGCTGCTACTAATTGGCGTTGGCGGTTTTTATTGGATTAATAGCCAAAGTCCTCTCAGCTTACTACGAGGTGGTACGACAAATACACCAGCAGCAGCGATATTTGTGCCTAAGCAAGCACCTGCAATGGTATCTTTGCTAGTCAATCCAGAAAAACTAGAGTCTTTGCGACAATTGGCAGCGCGTCCGAGCGATCGCAGGCAGTCGCGTCAGGAACTAGAACGCTTTAAGTCTAGTTTACTAGCTAGTAGCAGTCTCGACTATCGCCAAGATATTCAACCTTGGTTGGGGGAAGAAGTTACTTTGGCTTTGACGAGTCCAGATATCGATCGCGATGCGACAAATGGCAATCAGCCAGGATATTTAATGGTATTAACTAGTAGAAATCCGGCTAAAAGTAGAGAATTTTTACAATTATTATTTTCCCAACGGGCGATCGCGGGTAGAGATTTAGTTTCAGAAACTTATCAAGGTGTTAATATTTTCTCCGACAGCGAATCTTCCAATTCTCGACTCCCGACTCCTGTACGGGCGGGTTTGGAAACCCGCCCGTACGGGTTCCCGAAATTAGTCGGCGCAGCAGTGGGCGATCGCTTTATTTTATTTGCCAACCATCCTAAAGTATTGCGAGAGGCAATTAATAACGTCCAAGCACCCGATCTGAGTTTGAACGATTCTGCTCAATATCAACACGCATTAAGTTTATTACCTGCCGAGCGAATTGGCATAATTTTCCTCAATTTGCCTCAAGTGACAACTTGGTTAGGGAAAGAACCGCAAGAGCAAATTTATGACAGTCAAATTATTGCCTTAAAATTGAATCCGCAAGGAATTGTCGCAGAAACCTCAATTGCTGCTGCCGATCGGACAGAACTTGCTCCTGCTGGCAAGATGCTATCTGAACCCGTGCAAGCATTACAATATTTACCTACAACAGCCAATTTAGCGATCGCGGGTTTAGATTTAAGCCATTTACAAAATACTAATTTAAATCAGTTATGGAGACAAATTACAACTGTCCTATCTGGTTCTAGTAATGATGCGATTTCGCGCTCGATCGCTCAACCATTAGCTAAATTACAAGATAGCTGGGGTATAGATATTTCGCAAGATATTTTTAGCTGGGTGGTAGGGGAATATGCTTTAGGAATGCTACCCCAAAAAGATACCAATCCGACTGCTGACTGGATTTTTGTTGCCGAGAAGTCTGAAGAGACAGATTTAGCGATCGAGCGCTTTAATGTAATTGCTGAAAATCGAGGTTTGAGCATTACACCTCTATTTTCTAACGAGCAAAAAATCTATGCTTGGATGCAGATAAATCCAGTTTCATCTAGTGCATCTGAGTTAGGCGATCGCTCGTTACTCACTCTTAAAGCTAAAGTTCAAGGTGTTTATACCAGCATAGATAAATACGAAATTTTCACGTCTTCAGTTGCAGCAATGGATGCAGCTTTAAAAGCAGCAAAAACCGATTCTTTATTGAAAAGTTCTCAGTTTCAATCTGCCATAAAAGCTATTCCTCAGCCGAATCAGGGTTATTTATATTTGAATTTACCTAGAAGTCGAGAAATTTTAGAGCGTCAATTCCCTTTAGTTAAATTATTAGAAGTGGCAGCAAAACCATTTTTTGACAAAACACAATCGATTACTGCTAGTAGTTATGGCGATCGCACTGATGTGCTTCAGGGTAGTATTGTTTTGCGCTTAGGCTCGAATTAA
- a CDS encoding Uma2 family endonuclease — MIASPQLQWISPQEYLEWEPMQQLRHEYIDGEVFAMTGGTKPHNRIALNLVTALDSHLAQSSCEVYISDVKVQVATANSYYYPDVVVTCDPRDRESNSIIQHPCLIVEVLSPSTEAYDRGGKFARYRQLETLQEYILIDSEQIGVDCFRRNEQGLWVLYPYATEDTITLASVGLSIPVAALYRQVKFETNKAES, encoded by the coding sequence ATGATTGCTAGTCCACAATTACAATGGATATCGCCGCAAGAGTATTTAGAATGGGAACCCATGCAACAACTGCGCCACGAGTATATCGACGGCGAAGTTTTTGCCATGACTGGAGGAACAAAACCCCATAATCGCATTGCTTTAAACTTAGTCACTGCTTTAGATAGCCATCTGGCTCAAAGCAGTTGCGAAGTGTATATTTCAGACGTGAAAGTACAAGTTGCTACTGCTAATAGTTATTATTATCCAGATGTTGTTGTTACCTGCGATCCGAGAGATCGGGAATCTAATTCAATCATTCAACATCCTTGCCTAATTGTCGAAGTTCTTTCCCCTTCTACAGAAGCATACGATCGCGGTGGTAAGTTTGCTCGATATCGTCAGTTAGAAACTTTGCAAGAATACATTTTAATTGATTCCGAGCAAATCGGTGTAGATTGTTTTCGTCGCAACGAACAAGGTTTGTGGGTGCTTTATCCTTATGCGACAGAAGATACGATAACTTTGGCAAGTGTGGGGTTATCTATACCTGTAGCTGCACTTTATCGCCAAGTCAAATTTGAGACGAACAAAGCTGAGAGTTAG
- a CDS encoding class I SAM-dependent methyltransferase, with product MQIPTWHYNDLQQVGVDFEDPAEVAAFDRNQTSSTVAAERSLVAQLGISRRHTVIDLGAGTGTFAIQAALAGADVYAVDVSKAMLAYAQEKAIEAKAENIQFHHAGFLSYEHQAAPVDFVVTKAALHHLPDFWKQVALSRIAAMLTHGGVLYIRDVIFSFPPDEYQSQIERWIQRVAKPFGEGFTIGDFETHVREEYSTFAWIIEGMLDRVGFEFESNYFSPTMTEYICRKR from the coding sequence ATGCAGATTCCTACTTGGCACTACAATGACTTACAACAAGTTGGCGTTGATTTTGAAGATCCCGCAGAAGTCGCAGCTTTCGATCGCAATCAAACGTCTTCTACAGTAGCAGCAGAGCGATCGCTTGTAGCGCAATTGGGTATTTCTCGCAGACATACAGTTATCGATTTGGGTGCAGGTACGGGAACTTTTGCCATTCAAGCAGCATTGGCGGGTGCTGATGTTTATGCGGTAGATGTATCGAAAGCAATGTTGGCTTATGCTCAAGAAAAAGCTATTGAAGCTAAAGCTGAGAATATTCAATTTCATCACGCAGGTTTCTTAAGCTACGAACATCAAGCCGCGCCTGTAGACTTTGTTGTCACGAAAGCAGCTTTACACCACCTACCTGATTTTTGGAAACAAGTAGCATTATCACGCATAGCTGCTATGCTCACACATGGAGGTGTTTTGTATATAAGAGATGTTATCTTCTCTTTTCCTCCCGATGAGTATCAATCTCAAATCGAACGATGGATTCAAAGAGTAGCAAAACCCTTTGGCGAAGGTTTTACAATCGGTGATTTTGAAACGCACGTTCGGGAAGAGTACAGCACTTTTGCTTGGATTATAGAAGGAATGCTGGATCGTGTTGGATTTGAATTTGAATCGAATTACTTTTCACCAACTATGACTGAATATATCTGTCGGAAAAGATGA
- a CDS encoding HEAT repeat domain-containing protein: MKKSRKLQLIILWLPISSFCFCFNFFSIDIVRAEACSNSEINSYITKLGNTNEWIFTVAALKKCGDRAVKALSQELQQKDESIRINAVAALGSMGAAAHSAIPALSVTALADKSSVVRSSAAYALGSMGVAAESAVPALTVALQDEDRSVRSMVVSAIGSMGAAAESAVPALSQTLRDPDRTVRSNTIYAWAKIATGWQQKAATLSHLQLEQNIRELEAALKIIETSQELFPEAEVALLRQSSQILKSHRYPNGSEIALKLLLQYRWLPIGIVYIAALTSFWSLLLWQRPLWILGINNALQRYSSIGLPGFSGRMKLPINWLVLVGFFHYHPRVLNAWFATQTLDPQTQQALTQSNSASKPTDVPLLEADSVQKYAKAIAWECIKQTFQPAAVKREQLLSEIGAIAGYDTAKIYLEHLEQNLGLLQAIGKAQDKVRFTHDLLAEYLASQYLVELCCDNENNWRKFLARVDTVPDCVAMKRFLLSVRDCCMALQATVKVPSFVTEELSQRAGIAQKSPSQIQAV, encoded by the coding sequence ATGAAGAAAAGCCGCAAGTTGCAATTAATAATTCTGTGGTTACCTATATCTAGTTTTTGCTTCTGTTTCAATTTCTTTTCAATCGATATAGTAAGAGCAGAAGCATGTTCCAATAGTGAAATTAATTCTTATATAACAAAACTAGGCAACACTAATGAATGGATATTCACTGTAGCAGCGCTGAAAAAGTGTGGCGATCGCGCAGTAAAAGCATTGAGTCAAGAATTACAGCAAAAGGACGAAAGTATTAGAATTAATGCGGTTGCTGCCTTGGGAAGTATGGGGGCGGCGGCGCACTCGGCAATTCCGGCTCTGAGCGTTACAGCTTTAGCAGATAAAAGTTCCGTAGTACGTTCTAGTGCAGCATACGCGCTTGGTAGTATGGGAGTAGCAGCAGAAAGTGCCGTCCCCGCGCTCACAGTTGCACTACAAGATGAAGATAGATCGGTGCGATCGATGGTTGTATCTGCAATTGGTAGCATGGGAGCAGCAGCAGAAAGTGCCGTTCCCGCACTGAGCCAGACGCTCCGCGATCCCGATCGCACGGTGCGATCGAATACTATCTATGCTTGGGCTAAAATTGCAACTGGCTGGCAGCAAAAAGCTGCAACGCTTTCCCATCTCCAATTAGAACAAAACATTCGCGAATTGGAAGCGGCGCTGAAAATTATTGAAACCAGTCAAGAGTTATTTCCAGAAGCAGAGGTAGCGCTCTTACGTCAGTCATCGCAAATACTCAAATCGCATCGATACCCCAACGGGAGCGAGATCGCGCTGAAATTGCTCTTACAGTATCGATGGCTACCCATTGGCATAGTATATATTGCCGCGCTGACATCATTTTGGTCGCTACTCCTCTGGCAGCGTCCGCTGTGGATTTTGGGTATCAACAATGCATTACAACGATACTCTAGCATTGGGTTACCTGGTTTTTCCGGCAGAATGAAATTGCCAATTAACTGGTTAGTTTTAGTTGGTTTTTTCCACTATCATCCCAGAGTGCTGAATGCTTGGTTTGCTACCCAAACGCTCGATCCTCAGACACAGCAGGCACTCACTCAATCTAATTCTGCAAGCAAACCTACTGATGTGCCGTTGTTAGAAGCAGACAGCGTGCAAAAATATGCCAAAGCGATCGCCTGGGAATGTATCAAGCAGACATTTCAGCCAGCCGCAGTCAAACGCGAACAATTACTCAGTGAGATTGGGGCGATCGCCGGATACGATACAGCTAAAATTTACCTAGAACATTTAGAACAGAATCTCGGTTTGCTGCAAGCGATCGGTAAGGCACAAGATAAAGTGCGCTTTACTCACGATCTGTTAGCAGAATATCTGGCTAGCCAATATCTCGTAGAATTATGCTGTGACAATGAAAACAACTGGCGTAAGTTTTTGGCGCGAGTAGACACCGTTCCCGATTGCGTGGCGATGAAGAGATTTTTATTATCTGTACGAGACTGCTGCATGGCTTTACAGGCAACAGTAAAAGTTCCTAGCTTTGTGACTGAAGAACTGAGTCAACGTGCTGGCATCGCTCAAAAATCACCGTCACAGATCCAGGCTGTATGA
- the pilM gene encoding type IV pilus assembly protein PilM, with protein MIDRLKSLLTKRGCGVGIELAPERINIAQLKKQRQGYKLTAFSSTPVPEGLFQDGQIADPPALAELIQKALTDTKIKAQWVATAVPGRESIVRLIPLPAELNDQELREMVLNHEAGLYLPYPREEADVDYQKLGYFVDEDGIEKVQVLLVATRKQVTDTYMDTFQHAGLKVNVIEINSFALIRTIREQLRTYSTNEGVALVDVQFDNTEIAIIVDGVPQFSRTIPIGTYQMQSALLRSMNLPASRDTQMLESFTLPLTSGDDDDEPEDMPDVDSGTLAVMRVLAELADELRRSIDFYLSQSENLEMVQVLLCGPGGGLGNLSEFFQQKLNIPTAPIDPVAALSLDVDEEKITPMQRPGLGTAIGLGIRGAWGNV; from the coding sequence GTGATTGACCGTCTCAAAAGTTTACTGACAAAGCGTGGATGTGGAGTTGGCATTGAACTAGCTCCTGAACGAATTAATATAGCTCAACTGAAAAAGCAGCGACAGGGTTACAAACTAACAGCTTTTTCCTCCACCCCGGTTCCAGAAGGGCTGTTTCAAGATGGTCAAATTGCTGACCCTCCAGCCCTGGCAGAATTAATTCAAAAGGCACTAACTGACACTAAAATCAAAGCCCAATGGGTAGCGACAGCCGTGCCTGGGCGAGAGTCGATCGTGCGGCTAATTCCTTTGCCAGCAGAGCTAAATGACCAAGAACTGAGGGAAATGGTACTGAATCACGAAGCTGGTTTGTACTTACCCTACCCGCGCGAAGAAGCTGATGTTGACTATCAAAAGCTAGGCTACTTCGTTGATGAAGATGGAATTGAGAAGGTACAAGTATTGCTGGTGGCGACTCGCAAGCAAGTTACAGATACCTATATGGATACCTTCCAACACGCAGGGTTAAAAGTTAATGTCATAGAAATTAACAGTTTTGCCTTGATTCGCACGATTCGGGAGCAATTACGGACGTACAGCACGAACGAAGGCGTAGCGCTCGTCGATGTTCAATTTGATAATACAGAAATTGCCATTATTGTTGATGGAGTGCCGCAATTTTCCCGTACTATTCCCATTGGGACGTATCAAATGCAGAGCGCTCTCCTGCGATCGATGAATTTACCTGCATCTAGGGATACTCAAATGTTGGAGTCATTCACTCTGCCACTGACTAGTGGAGATGATGATGACGAACCAGAAGACATGCCAGATGTAGATTCTGGCACTTTGGCAGTGATGCGGGTTCTAGCCGAATTAGCAGACGAATTGCGTCGCTCGATTGATTTTTACCTCAGTCAAAGTGAGAATTTGGAAATGGTACAGGTTCTTTTGTGCGGACCTGGGGGTGGTTTGGGCAACTTGAGTGAATTTTTCCAACAAAAGTTAAACATTCCCACAGCGCCAATCGATCCAGTAGCAGCACTGTCTTTAGATGTAGACGAGGAGAAAATTACTCCAATGCAAAGACCGGGATTGGGAACGGCGATCGGTTTAGGAATCAGAGGTGCATGGGGCAATGTATAG